Genomic segment of Candidatus Neomarinimicrobiota bacterium:
TCTGTGAGATCATCGGTCGAAGTATGCATACGATTCGTCAGTACCTGAGGCTTCTGAAGAACTTTCATCCTGAACTAACGGTTGACGTCCCCGAAAAAGAAAAAAACCGGAGCTGAAAATTAACAACCGGATAATGATTATTGATAATACTAAACTTAGAAAGAAAAAGTGGGCGGACATTTGTCCTAATAGTAAGTAAGCTCTTTCAATTTTCATGGCTGAATCCACCTACCGAATAATTGTTCTTATTCGGTCCATCACTGCACTTAAAAAGTAGTTTCGATACCCCGAAACACGCCACTTCCGTTGGTCCCGGCGAAGATGACTCCGTCGGAATTAATGATAAGGCTTTTGATCTGAGTATTCGTCAAGCCCATATTTACTTCTGTCCAGCTGTCGCCGTTGTTTACCGACCAAAAAACTCCACTTTCTGTCCCGGCGAATATGCTGCTGTTGGAATATGCGGCAAGCGAATTAACAGAATAATCTGTTAAGCCCATATTAATTTCTGTCCAGCTGCTTCCGTTGTCTGTGGAGCGATAGACGCCGCTCTCTTCAGTCCCGGCAAATATATCGCCTCCCGAATTTATCTCAAGAGCAAGGATCGAAGATGCACTCGGTAATCCGGAACTGGACACTGACCAGCTGTTTCCGTTGTCCATTGAGCGAAATATGCCGTTATCAGTGCCGGCGAATACGTCACTGTCGGAATTAAATGCAAAAGAATTTACTCTAGTGCTCGTTAAGCCATTGTTTTGCTCTGTCCAGCTGTCGCCATTGTCCGATGATCGAAAAATACCGCTATTAAAAGTACCGGCAAATATGTTGCCGTTGGCATTTATGGCAAAGGTATTGATAGAAAAATTCGTCATGCCTACCTCTGTCCAATTATTGCCGTTATCCGTGGAGCGGAAGATGCCGTCCAACCGCGTTCCGGCGAATATGTCGCCGTCGGAATTTATGACAAGAGAAGTGATAGAAATGAGACCCAAATCAGTGTTTAATTCTGTCCAGTTATCGCCGTTGTTCGTGAAGCGAAAGATACTACGGCCAGCCCCCGCTAATAAATCACCGTTGGAGTTTATTGCAAAAGCAGAGACACGACCTCCAGAAGGACCATTTGTCTGATTCCAGATAATATTCTTCTGTTCTACCGGATCTTCTCCCGGACCGACCGGTTTCTCACTCTCGCATGTAATAACGGCAAGGGCAAGGAAAACTAAACAAATTCGCCTAACGATCTACCTCCAACTTTAAATTTGCACAGCTTGATATTAGACATGTACCAACCAATATAGGCGTAATTATTCTGAAATCAAGCGAGATTATCTCAAGGTCGAACACACACCATATGAAGGGGAAAAGCTGAAGGGAAAAGTACTCGGCGTTGTGAACGGCGGGAAGATCTATCTGAATCCACCTACCGAATAATTGTTCTTATTCGGTCCATCACTGCACTTAAAAAGTAGTTTCGATACCCCTAAATACACCACTTCCCACAGTTCCGGCGAATATGATTCCCTCGGAATTTATGATAAGACTTCTGACAAAAGTATTCGTCAAACCCATATTTACTTCTACCCAGTTATCACCGTTGTCCACCGACCAAAAAACTCCACTTTCTGTCCCAGCGAATATGCTGCTGTTGAAGTAACAATTTAAGATATAAGCCACTGCATTCAGTAACATATAACAGCTACTATCCGGTTGGTTTTATTTCAGATAAGCCGTATCTTCAACCGATTATTTTATGGGTGAAGATAAAAAACATACATATTTCTTTTCTGACGCGCACCTTGTTTCAGGCGGTTACCCGCAATTCCGCGAGCGAAACGACAAGGTAGTGGAATTTCTGAAATATGTCACAAAACACGGTAAACGGCTTTTTATCGTTGGCGATCTGTTCGATTTCTGGTTTGAATACAAACACTCCATCCCCCAGACAGACCCGCGGATTTTAGGGAATATTGCAGCTGCGGTAGATAACGGAGTCGAAGTCCATTACAGTTCGGGCAATCACGATCTCTGGCTCGGCAGATATATCAGTAACACGGTAGGCGCGCAAATCCACGACGGCGCTTACGAGCCGGAAATTGACGGAAAACGATTTTATATTGCGCACGGCGATGGACTGTTCAACAGAGACCGTGGTTACAGCATTATGAAAGCATTTTTTCGGAATCCCGTTGCAAAATTGTTATTCCGAGTACTTCATCCTGATATCGGGGCTAAGCTCGCTAAAATGTTCTCAAAAGCAAGTCATGATAATCCAATGTCCGTAACAAACAGCAATGAACGCAAGGATAAACTGAAAAATATTGCAAAAGAAAAGTTCAATGAAGGATTTGATTATGTGATTTTCGGACACATTCACGAGCCGGATGTCCTTAATGAAAATGGCCATACATATCTGAATCTCGGCGACTGGATGACGCATTTCACTTACGGAGTCTATGACGGCAAAGAATTACGGCTTTGTTATTGGAAGGGAACTCCCCAAGAGTAATTCCATAATAATCTTGACATAACTTGAAAAAGTTGTTACTTTACAATCACTTACACTGATTTTTATACGGAAAACAGGTGATTATTTTAGAGCATATGGGCAAATCGGCACACTTCAAGGAAATAATTCACTCAATTTTAGTGGTTATTCTCGCGTTCAGCTTGACCGGGTGTTTCCTATTTGGAGGCGGCGGAGGAGGAAGTCTGCGGAGTGAAGGGCAGGTTGATAAAGCTCTCGAGCGATTCCGGGACGGCAAAGAATCAGGACTTAAAGACCTGATACAAACTTTCCAGGACCCTGAAGTACCGACTCAGGTCAGGACGGCTGCGGCCGTTGCGCTTTCGCGGGCAGGTCATCCCGAAGCCAATCTCGCACTTATCAAGGGAATCGGCGAATTAGCAGATTTAGACTTGGAATTTTTCGCTTCAATCGCAAACGCTCTCGGAGCAACAGGTGACCCGAATGCGGTCAATGCGCTGAAAGAAGGTCTCTCCGCAAGCAGGAAAAGCTATGCCGCTCTGCGGGACGCATTCTTGCGGGCTATGCAGCAAACGAGTGACATCGGTTCAATCGAAGCCTTGATGGATGCGCTTCAATCAAGCAAAGAAGATTATTACAGTGTACAAAAAATCGTCTCGGAAACACTCGGCAGTCTCGGTGATGACAGAGTTGTTCCCGCTCTTATGGCAATCGCGAAAGATACTGATATGGATATCGCCGTCCGCAGCCACGCTGTTGATATTCTCGGAAAGAAAAATGACCCGAATTTGGTTCCCTTCCTCCTGGAAATGCTGAACGACCCGAGAAGCCAGGAACAGGTAAGAGATTTTGCCTTGCAGGCAGCGGCGGAAATAAAGGATTCTCAAATTATTCTACTACTATTAGAAGCTTTTCAGGCAGGACGACAGGAATATATGGCGCTTACCAGCGCGCTCACACAGGCGCTTGGAGAGTTGGGAGACGTGAGAGCAGCGCCGACTTTGGTGAAGATAGCGCGGGATAAAGACATAAATCCTATTGTGCGGCGTAACGCTATTGAAAATTTGCGGAATATCAACAATCCGAATGTGGTGGTTGACCTTATCGAACTTATGTATGACGTGGAAAACTATATTTTATATGATGTCGTTTACCGCACGGTGAAAGAATTGGGCGGAGACGAAGCTGTCAAAGCGCTAAGAGCCGCTTCCGCAGGCGCGCAGAGAGACGCTGTGGATAACCTGAAACGAAAAACGATTACGGGATTTTGATATGAAAGCAAAACTTCCTTCATCCAAATTCAGCCTCTTTCTTCTAATCTCACTTCTTCTCCCCGGATGCGGATTACTCGGTACGGGTGGCGGAGACGACAAGAAGAAAGAAGAACCGGTTGCCGTTCAGGTTGCCGACGAGCCGGTTTCGCCGACTACGAGCGCTGCTAAAGGCGATTTTGCAACGAAACGACAATTCTTTGAACTTGGTAAAGACATTACCGCTCTCAGAACCGAGATGGCGAGAATTAAAAGCGACATCAACGCATATTCCAAAACTCCTTCGGCTATCCGTGAGACAGAAGCAGGATTCGGATTTCTCGAATCCGGAGAAATTACTCATAAAGTTACGCTGAGTAACGGCACCGTAGTTTATGGCAAAATCTCAAGAGAAACTTTAGATCAGATAATACTTATCACTCAAATAGGTACTCTTACTATTGACAGGCGGCAGATACGCGATATCGCTCCGGCGGAATCACCGAAAGCGGAATGCCAGATCGTGGGCGACCCGGGCGCATTGGAAACAAGAGTTTATCAGGACAGGAGAGTTTATACCGGTTACGTTAAAAATATCGGCGCGAGAAGGGCTGATTTTGTTCTTATCAAAATCAAACTTGCAAGGGACGACACCCGGATTGTAGCGGTTGACTCTGCCTATGTAGATGGAATCAATACTAAATTTCAGACAGGCGTTGTCTCAGATACTTCAATAAAACCCGATGAATCTGCTCCGTTCAGCGTGACCGTTTATCTCCCG
This window contains:
- a CDS encoding UDP-2,3-diacylglucosamine diphosphatase; this translates as MGEDKKHTYFFSDAHLVSGGYPQFRERNDKVVEFLKYVTKHGKRLFIVGDLFDFWFEYKHSIPQTDPRILGNIAAAVDNGVEVHYSSGNHDLWLGRYISNTVGAQIHDGAYEPEIDGKRFYIAHGDGLFNRDRGYSIMKAFFRNPVAKLLFRVLHPDIGAKLAKMFSKASHDNPMSVTNSNERKDKLKNIAKEKFNEGFDYVIFGHIHEPDVLNENGHTYLNLGDWMTHFTYGVYDGKELRLCYWKGTPQE
- a CDS encoding HEAT repeat domain-containing protein, which codes for MIILEHMGKSAHFKEIIHSILVVILAFSLTGCFLFGGGGGGSLRSEGQVDKALERFRDGKESGLKDLIQTFQDPEVPTQVRTAAAVALSRAGHPEANLALIKGIGELADLDLEFFASIANALGATGDPNAVNALKEGLSASRKSYAALRDAFLRAMQQTSDIGSIEALMDALQSSKEDYYSVQKIVSETLGSLGDDRVVPALMAIAKDTDMDIAVRSHAVDILGKKNDPNLVPFLLEMLNDPRSQEQVRDFALQAAAEIKDSQIILLLLEAFQAGRQEYMALTSALTQALGELGDVRAAPTLVKIARDKDINPIVRRNAIENLRNINNPNVVVDLIELMYDVENYILYDVVYRTVKELGGDEAVKALRAASAGAQRDAVDNLKRKTITGF